Proteins encoded within one genomic window of Jiangella mangrovi:
- a CDS encoding alpha/beta fold hydrolase, producing MADYVTVGPARTWYEQQGDGDPLVLLHGGMVDSRWFEPNVGPLAERFRVYTPDLRGHGRTADVEGPITFQAMADDMIVFLEQAVGRPADVLGHSVGAFVWLLVALQRPELVNRMVLISGGFSKDGEAVPDAPWDVDLLEQFLGPSYAEVSPDGAAHFRVVAEKIGEMSRREPYLPVAELAKVPHRTLLMLADDDIVTLAHLVEMYDAMPNAELAVVPGTSHFLTQEKPDLVNRLVLGFLTEDPVPTVAPLRRAPAAG from the coding sequence ATGGCTGACTACGTGACCGTGGGCCCGGCCCGCACCTGGTACGAGCAGCAGGGCGACGGCGATCCGCTGGTGCTGCTGCACGGCGGCATGGTCGACTCGCGCTGGTTCGAGCCGAACGTCGGGCCGCTGGCCGAACGGTTCCGCGTCTACACGCCCGACCTGCGCGGACACGGGCGCACGGCCGACGTCGAGGGGCCGATCACGTTCCAGGCCATGGCCGACGACATGATCGTGTTCCTCGAGCAGGCGGTCGGCCGGCCCGCCGACGTCCTGGGGCACAGCGTCGGCGCGTTCGTCTGGCTGCTCGTCGCGCTGCAGCGCCCCGAGCTGGTGAACCGCATGGTGCTGATCAGCGGCGGGTTCAGCAAGGACGGCGAGGCGGTGCCCGACGCGCCGTGGGACGTCGACCTGCTCGAGCAGTTCCTCGGCCCGTCCTACGCCGAGGTGTCGCCCGACGGCGCCGCCCACTTCCGCGTGGTGGCCGAGAAGATCGGCGAGATGTCGCGGCGCGAGCCGTACCTGCCGGTCGCCGAGCTGGCGAAGGTCCCGCACCGCACGCTGCTCATGCTCGCCGACGACGACATCGTCACGCTGGCGCACCTGGTCGAGATGTACGACGCCATGCCGAACGCGGAGCTGGCCGTCGTGCCCGGCACGTCGCACTTCCTGACGCAGGAGAAGCCGGACCTCGTCAACCGGCTGGTGCTCGGCTTCCTCACCGAGGACCCGGTGCCGACGGTCGCGCCGCTGCGCCGCGCCCCGGCCGCCGGGTGA
- the mshD gene encoding mycothiol synthase, giving the protein MATTFTAAEIAELEVLAARAREADGAAPFSDDLFPAARDGSSTAALAVRAGDRLAGAAYAAVQGDRLAAELVVDPDHRGRGLGGALLNDLLDFIPGELWIWSHGDHPAAVALARRHGLVRARELLQLRRRVDPGSLPEPEWPDGVRLRPFEPGGDEAAWLEVNNAAFSWHPEQGGQTLDDIRSAEAAADFDPAGFLLAVDEDDRLLGYHWTKVHEHDPNPGPGGVDEAIGEVYVLGVAPAAHGRGLGGALTTAGLRYLADVAGVRTVTLYVEGDNTAAVHLYEREGFTRHAVDVAYRRDPAQP; this is encoded by the coding sequence ATGGCGACCACGTTCACCGCGGCCGAGATCGCGGAGCTGGAGGTGCTGGCGGCGCGGGCGCGCGAGGCCGACGGCGCCGCCCCGTTCAGCGACGACCTGTTCCCGGCGGCCCGCGACGGGTCGTCGACGGCGGCCCTGGCCGTCCGGGCCGGCGACCGCCTCGCGGGCGCGGCCTACGCGGCCGTCCAGGGCGACCGGCTGGCCGCCGAGCTGGTCGTCGACCCCGATCACCGCGGACGCGGGCTGGGCGGCGCGCTGCTCAACGACCTGCTCGACTTCATCCCCGGCGAGCTCTGGATCTGGTCGCACGGCGACCACCCCGCCGCCGTCGCCCTGGCCCGGCGGCACGGGCTGGTCCGGGCCCGCGAGCTGCTGCAGCTGCGCCGCCGTGTCGACCCGGGGTCGCTGCCGGAGCCCGAGTGGCCCGACGGCGTCCGGCTGCGGCCGTTCGAGCCCGGCGGCGACGAGGCCGCCTGGCTCGAGGTCAACAACGCCGCGTTCAGCTGGCACCCCGAGCAGGGCGGCCAGACCCTCGACGACATCAGGTCCGCCGAGGCCGCGGCCGACTTCGACCCGGCCGGCTTCCTGCTCGCCGTCGACGAGGACGACCGCCTGCTCGGCTACCACTGGACGAAGGTGCACGAGCACGACCCCAACCCCGGCCCCGGCGGTGTCGACGAGGCGATCGGCGAGGTCTACGTGCTGGGCGTGGCGCCGGCCGCGCACGGGCGCGGGTTGGGTGGAGCGCTGACCACCGCCGGACTGCGCTACCTGGCCGACGTGGCCGGCGTCCGCACCGTCACCCTCTACGTCGAGGGCGACAACACCGCCGCCGTGCACCTGTACGAGCGCGAGGGCTTCACCCGCCACGCCGTCGACGTCGCCTACCGCCGCGACCCGGCCCAGCCGTAG